The Priestia koreensis genomic interval TTCCTACTCCAACAGACCCTGCTAAAATAATTGAATTTATGCCTTGATTCTGTGCCGCTTGGGCTACGCCCATAGGGGTTTTCCCTGAAGCCGTTTGAAAGTCCACTTGCCCTTCGCCCGTAATCACAAGATCCGCCCCTTCTAGGATCGTTTTAAGCCCGGTATGTTCTATTACAACGTCAATTCCTCGCATCGTTTTAGACGGGAAAAAGGCTTGAAAAGCTCCCCCAATTCCTCCAGCCGCCCCTGCACCTGGTAACGTATGAAGATGAACACCCGTTGCTTCCTCCACTTTATTAGCCCAATGTAGAACACAATTATCGAGCAAAGCAACTTGTTCAGCTGTTGCACCCTTTTGCGGGCCAAATACATAGGAAGCACCATTTGGACCTACGAGAGGGTTTTCCACATCAGAGGCTAAAAGAAACTGACAACCTTGAATGCGTTCATCGAAAGCTGAAAAATCAATTGAATGAAGTTTTTGAAGTGCAGCACCACCAAAGTGAAGCTCGTTTCCATCTCGATCTAAAAGCTTTAACCCCAACGCTTGAAGCATTCCAGCTCCACCGTCATTCGTAGCCGACCCACCAATAGCTAACACGAAGGATGTATAGCCATCGTCTAATGCTTGCTTAATGAGCTGACCTGTTCCAAATGTCGTTGCTTCAAGAGGATTTAACTGATGTGATGGAACCAAAATTAGCCCTGATGCTTTGGCCATTTCAATGACACACGTCACACCGTTTCCTAGCACACCATATTCAGCCTCTACTTCGCCTCCTAAAGGTCCCTTTACGATGACAGGAACCTTCTTTCCGTTTGTAGCTGCAACAAGGGTATCTAATGTTCCCTCTCCTCCATCAGCCATTGGCACACGATATGTTCTAGCCTTTGGAAAGGATTTTTTAATTCCCTGTTCGATTGCTTTTGTAGCTTCTACTGCACTAATGCTCCCCTTAAATGAATCCGTAGCGATGACAATCTTCATAAAATACACCTCACAAAGAAAACGCTTTCATATTTGTTTTAATTATACTAAACTGAAATGTATAAAACATCGGCTGTTTTAACTGAAAAAATATCGATTTAAACCATATTTTTTGTATTCATTAACTAAAAAAGGAGGAAAAACGATGTTATCAAAGGAAATTGCTGAAGCAATCGTGAATGAAACATCATTACGACTAAATCGAAATATTAATATCATGGACGAGCAGGGAATCATCATAGCTTCTGGAAATTCATCAAGAATTGATAGCATTCACGAAGGTGCTCTTCACGTTGTAAAAAGCGGTCAAACATTGATTATTTCTTCAAGAGAAAAAGGCCAATGGAAAGGATCGGAGCCAGGAATCAATCTTCCTATCGTTTTTCAAAAACGTATCGTTGGTGTTATTGGGATTACGGGTGAGCCTCGCGATGTGGAAGAGTTAGGTGGACTTGTAAAAATGACGACGGAACTCATGATTGAGCAACGCTTTATCGCTTCTCAATTCGAGTGGAAGCAACGAACAAAGGAAATGGTTATTGAAGAGCTACTAAAGCTATCTCCCTCTTATTCAACAATTGAAAGAGGATTAAATCTTCTTCAACTCGTCCTTTTACCTCCGTTCTCTGTTCACATCGTTCAAATGACAAATCGAAGTTTGACCAATCAACAGCTTATTCACCGAATTGAAGACATTCTTGAAGATTCTAACGTTCTGATTGGCTTTATTAACGTGAACCGAATTTTTATTGCTTCTTCAGGATGGTCAAACGAAAAAACAGCTCTCAAGCAACAAAAGCTGTACCGTGAATTAACAAAAATAGGCTTAACCTTCCGCTTTGCTTTCAGCACACCTTTTGAGTCCATGCGACAATTTCATCAAGCTTTTACAGACTGCGAATTATC includes:
- a CDS encoding CdaR family transcriptional regulator, which codes for MLSKEIAEAIVNETSLRLNRNINIMDEQGIIIASGNSSRIDSIHEGALHVVKSGQTLIISSREKGQWKGSEPGINLPIVFQKRIVGVIGITGEPRDVEELGGLVKMTTELMIEQRFIASQFEWKQRTKEMVIEELLKLSPSYSTIERGLNLLQLVLLPPFSVHIVQMTNRSLTNQQLIHRIEDILEDSNVLIGFINVNRIFIASSGWSNEKTALKQQKLYRELTKIGLTFRFAFSTPFESMRQFHQAFTDCELSLEISDETQDFISFAKLEAKSLLYKMEPLWLERFLERTMNDIVLKYEKTLDEFFKQNLNIQQTAESLFIHRNTLIYRLDKIKRETGYDPKDFSDALTLQLALWGYARKQKHS
- a CDS encoding glycerate kinase → MKIVIATDSFKGSISAVEATKAIEQGIKKSFPKARTYRVPMADGGEGTLDTLVAATNGKKVPVIVKGPLGGEVEAEYGVLGNGVTCVIEMAKASGLILVPSHQLNPLEATTFGTGQLIKQALDDGYTSFVLAIGGSATNDGGAGMLQALGLKLLDRDGNELHFGGAALQKLHSIDFSAFDERIQGCQFLLASDVENPLVGPNGASYVFGPQKGATAEQVALLDNCVLHWANKVEEATGVHLHTLPGAGAAGGIGGAFQAFFPSKTMRGIDVVIEHTGLKTILEGADLVITGEGQVDFQTASGKTPMGVAQAAQNQGINSIILAGSVGVGIDALYQYGVISVHSIVNRPMTLSEAMENAAELLEQSAEQVARTYFYHQKAEESR